The Thunnus maccoyii chromosome 24, fThuMac1.1, whole genome shotgun sequence DNA window CTCTGGTAGGCAGACGGCTCATACCGGGGTGGCGGCAATGGCGGCTGCCTGTAGTACGTGTCCCAGCTGGGCAAAGCTTTTGGCCGGTGGTGATGGTGTGATGTAGAGAGGTGATCATACAGATGTGAGTCTGACACGCTCTCTGCTCGTGTGGGGGCCAGGCAGCGGCCAAGAGGAGAGCCAGGGGGGTGAGGGTTGGACTGGGGTAGAGAGTGGTAGTCGCCTGGACAGCTGGAGCGTGCAGCCAGCGGCTGGTGCTGGAGATGAGGGGACAAGGGGTACAGAGGGCGTTTTGGCGGAGCGTCTGGAGGCTGATCATGAGCACAGCTTTGCCCGCGTGTCAAGTGGTAGCTGTGTACTCCGGTATTAGATGTGTGGCTGTGTTGGATATTTGTGTAGTCGGCAGCATGAAGGCCACAAAGCTCATGGTTCGATGTGGCATGATGAGGATACAGCCGGCTGTGAGGATTGGCATAATGGATGCCATCTTCCAGTAAGGTGTCTGGGGGGCATCCGGGACATGGCCTCTCACTGTATGAGTCACAGCTGCTACCGCAACTCACGCTGCTTTCACTGCCACATTCAGAGCCTGCTGAGCCCATTGAGCCAAGCCGCAGGTCTGTGTCATTGGGGAAGCGACAGTCTGGGCTCCGTCTGGAGGAGAGGCTCAGGCCGGAGTAGGCACGCGTTACTGAGTAGTAGCTCATGTCCGGAGACTCGCAGTGAGGGTAAAGGTCGTGGCTGGGGTTTGGTAGGAGACCATGAGGAGTGGCTGCTCTGGACTGTTGGTCTTGGGGAAGGCTAAGGCTGGATGGAGGGCCTCCTGGAGCTGGGGACATAGTTATActcccgctgctgctgctggaactGCTATTGCTGCTGCTACCACATATGCTGTTCTTTTGGCTTTCCTGCCTCCCTTTTGCCAGTAGCTTCTCCTCAGCATCACTGTATGACAGAGCTCGGATGCTGGGGTCTGACTGCCTTTTCTGGGCACCTTTTTTTGCCTCAATGCTGCCAGCTGGCACACTGTGGCTCTTCACTAGCCCAGTGTCCCCCTGGTTCTTTGTGGTGACGCAGGTCTTGGCACTGGCACGCAGCTCATCAGCCACAGCACGCTGGGGCTGAGCACCTCTTTCTGGGTGGTAGTACTTACACTTGTGGCCGTAAGTGCACTTCTTTCCTGGAGCGAAGAGACAGAAGGTCTCAGTGTCATTACATAGTAAATGAACAAGCTCCCAGCAAACATTAAAAGATAAGGCTGatgattttcaatatttttcttattgtcaacaaatctcatgtgcagagccaaaccaacaatgaactgatccaaTTTACAAGTACTGTCTGTGTATGCAAAGCCTGATATCTTactcctctgtgccatagatctctgtccaaaaactattaaaaacacgtcagtgagccacattgTTGCATTGGgagacatgttccttcattacgaAGAGTTTGGgcatggtagtttgtttagaaatggctgcaaagattaataacagtaatcacattttcagtctcagcagAGCAGTTCTGTGTACGGCAGACACCACTGCGCATGTGTGGGAACACGTTTTCAATTACagtgctttgctagcttgttacTACATATCACAGCTCTgaactacattgtaaatttctcaaagagcTTTAGTACAAACCtctgagaaatttacaatataGCACAACAAGTTAGCAAatcactgtaaacacattctcTAAGATGCGTTGCTGCACATGTTCAGTGGGGTCTGTCATACAAAGAACTGCTCTCCTGAGGCAGAAAATATGATCACTGCCATTAGACTTTAGAGCCACTTCTAAACAAACTATTGTAACCTTAACTTtcagggtgaaggaacatgtcacccaatgCAGCGGTGcggctcactgacatgtttttaatcgtttttggacaaaaatggaGGTCTTCAAAACAGAGGAATAcgacatatcaggctttggaaacacacaatacttgaaagttggatcagttcattgttggtttggctctgcacatgagatttgttgacgataagaaaaatatagaaaaccaTTAGCAATTGTTCACACTCACTGTCACTGCTACACATACAGATGAGTGACAAATTAagggaaaaactggtacaggtctggatgcttgacccctacagtgaggggatctggtggctctgttatgctttgggggcactttgctggcatggtttgggtccacttgtccccttagagggaagggtcactgctaatcaaaagttgttctgagtcatcacctttatcctatgatgaaacatttctatcctgaagggagtggtctcttccaggatgacaacacccccatccatagggcacgaggggtcactgaatggtttgagtatgaaaatatgtgaatcatatgctatggccttcacagtcaccagatctcaacctcATTGAACACAtctgggagattttggactgacgtgttagacagcgctctccaacaccatcatcaaaacaccaaaggagggaatatttttttgaagaatggtgttcatccctccagaagagttctaGAGACTTTtagaatcaatgccaaagctgaggaacaccattcttccaaaagatattccctcatttggtgttttgatgagtgctgtctaacacatcagtccaaaatcttccataggGGTTCAATTGGGTTGAAATCTGGTGCCTGtaaaggccatagcatatgattcacaccGTGCcttgtgaattggggcattgtcatcctggaagagatcACTCCCATCagaatagaaatgtttcatcataggataaaggtgatgactcagaacaacattgtattgatttgcagtgacccttccctctaaggggacaagtggacccaaaccatgccagcaaaatgcccccaaatcataacagagccaccagatcccctcactgtaggggtcaagcattcagacctgtaccaatttctcctttaatttgtcacctatCTGTATGTGTAGCGGTGACAGTGAGTGTGAACAATTGTGTAGGTTACATATTTATGGGgctcaaatgttttgtcaatTTGAAAGACAAATTTGTAAATCAACAGCTAAAATTTTAAACTGAAGGCTGACATATTGATTTTTGACCTTGAAAAAGTAACTGTAACCAAACTATAAATAAGTATGAAAGGTTTTCAGTTCGACTGtaatttcaatacatttttgtgatttattttaagaaattacAAAAATCTATCAAAATTACATTCACAAATTCACAAAACATCTGGCCCCTATTTAGCCCCATATATATTGACTGATGTCGCTTGCAGGATAAGGCtaatgattttctatatttttcttatcgtcaacaaatctcatgtgcagagccaaaccaatgATGAAGAGTTCCAACTTTCACGTATTGCGTGTGTATCCAAATCCCAACATATTGAGTTCCTCTGTGTCGCAGACCTCTATTGTTGTCCAAgatctattaaaaacatatcactGAGCTGCACCATTGCACTTGGTGACTTGTTCTTTCACCCTGAAGATTACGgttacagtagtttgtttggaagtggctccaaagactaatggCAGTGATCATATTTTCAGTCTCAAGATAGCAGTTCCTTGTATTacccactgagcatgtgcagcaACACATTCTACGTGTTTACAGTGatttgctagcttgttgtgctatattgtaaatttctcagaGGTTTGTACTAAAGCTCTTTCAGGAATTTACAATATAGTACAGAGCTGTGATATGTAgtaacaagctagcaaagcactGTAATTGAAAACGTGTTCCCACACATGCGCAGTGGCATCTGCCGTACACGGAACTGCTctgctgagactgaaaatgtgattactGTTATCAGTATTTGCAGCCACTTCTAAACAAATTACTGTGCCCAAACTCTtcgtaatgaaggaacatgtctcccagtgcaacaatgtggctcactgatgtgtttttaatagtttttgaacagagctctacggcacagaggagtAAGATATCAGGCTTTGCATACACAGACAGTACTTGTAAAttggatcagttcattgttggtttggctctgcccgtgagatttgttgacgataagaaaaatatagaaaatcattagccttatcctttaagcaaCATAAGTTAGTATGGGGCTCAATAGGGGCCAGATGTTTTGTCAATTGTGAATTTATGAATgtaattgatacatttttgcaatttctttgaataaatcacaaaatgtaTCGAAATTACAGTTGAACTGAAAAActtttcattcactcattcgTAGTTTGGTTACACTATTATTTTTTCAGGGTCAAAAATCAATGCGTCAGCCTTCAGTTTCAAATTTCAGCTGTCCATTTACAAATTTGCCTTTCAAattgacaaaacatttgagcCCCATAAATATGTAACCTACACAATTGTTTACACTCACTGTCACCACTACACGTACAGATAGGTGACATATTAAAGGAGAAATTGGTACAGGtttgaatgcttgacccctacagtgaggggatctggtggctcttttatgctttggggggcgttttgctggcatggtttgggtccacttgtccccttagagggaagggtcgctgcaaatcaatacaaagttgttctgagtgatcacctttatcctatgatgaaacatttctatcctgatgggagtggtctcttccaggttGACggtgccccaattcacagggcatgaggggtcactgaataaTTTGAGGAGTATGAAAATGGTGTGAATCATATGatatggccttcgcagtcatcagatctcaacccagtgagttgaacacctatgggagattttggactgacgtgttagaaAGCactcatcaaaacaccaaataaaaatatcttcctcagctttggcattgattctaagtctctgaactcttctggagggatgaacaccattcttccaaaagatattccctcatttggtgttttgatgagcGCTTTCTAACACGTCAGTACAAAATCtgccataggtgttcaattgggttgagatctggtgactgtgaaggccatagcatatgattcacaccattttcatactcaaaccattcagtgacccctcgtgccctgtgaattggggcaccgtcatcctggaagagaccactcccatcaggataaaaatgtttcatcataggataaaggtgatgactcagaacaactttgtattgatttgcagtgacccttccctctaaggggacaagtggacccaaagcacaacagagccaccggatcccctcactgtaggggtcaagcattcaggctggtttttcctttaatttgtcacccttCTGTACCTCTAAAGCATTTCTGTTAACCCTTTATTTTAACctcccctatttagcatttaaaaactgtatataaacactATAGTGTAGTTGTAAACTgatttaaaggatatggctggcaattttctgtatttctcttaTCACCATCAAATCTCAtgtacagagccaaaccaacaatgaactgatccaaTTTACAAGTATTGCGTGTGTATCCGAAGTccgatatatcttattcctctgtgcctccattgttgtccaaaaactattaaaaacacgtcagtgagccaaaCCGCTGCACGGGGTGACATGTTCCATCATCTCTGAAGAGGGTGGCTACCGTAAGATGTTTAGAAATGGTTCAAAAGGGTAAAAATAGCGATAAGATAGtatcacccagtgcaatggtgCGGCTcactaacatgtttttaatcatttttggacaacagtggaggtctacaacacagaggaatacaaaatagcaggctttggataaacacacaagaCTTATAAGTTGGATCAGGTCATTATTGTTTTGGCTCTggacatgagatttgttgacaataagaaaaatagccagccaaatcctttaaagacatttttaagtgtGAATGAATGTCTTTGTTGACAACTATAAGTCCTCCTCTTGAAGCATTCATTACTTCTGTATAACATAGTTgtaatgataacattttatttatttcctaaGTTATAAGATGTGTGGCaatggttttttttcttgttctgaaCTTTTAATAAAATCTTTCTCCAATTGAagattgtttgtcatttttatactgcaGATATAAGGCATGTGATATAACACATTTATGTTTGGAAAGAATGAAAAGCTACAGTTTACTTCAATATACAACATGGATAAGTGGTAATTGATGAATGTACACTCATGTGCTGCAAAAATAAATAGTATACAATTATGCTCTGGAGAAGATTTGACTGattttgttgtaaaaatgtccaACAGCACATTATTTTAAAGTAATGCAGAATTAGAGAAGGTGGACAAATCAGCAAAGGACTTAACTTATCTaaaaacagatgaatgaataGGTGGATggatacacatttttgtttagtGTTAAAGTTGCTcagatattttaatatttaaattaatagCCTCATAATGGATTACTACAATTATATATCACTTCATAACCATGACCGATAATGCACATGTACAAAACATGTGTAGGGTTGGGGTTTAAAATTATCaaaagatatttatatattgacTTATAATAATTTTACAGTACACAGTACAATGGGTTTAGAATAGCGTATAACTATGTTTAAAATTACTGAAGACATCtatgattaaaaatatgttatgCAATGATACCAAGTATTCATTAAAATTTATACACTAGTTATGAATGCCTCACAGTAGGAGTTATAGTTaagacattaataaacacttaaacatGTCCTTATATCTGTTTACAATTACACAAAAGTGTGAAATAGTGTTATAAGccattcattatttatatagtgtttataaatgcaaaatagGGGCGGTTAAAATAAAGTTACATTACCTTGTTAAAGGAAAATTTCTTTTTCAGATGCACTATAGTGTACATTCTGTCCAGTAGCGTGTTATTTctatgtatgtgcatatttgcatttaggtgagttttgtgtttgtgttcttacCGTATGGGCAAGGCTGTTTCTTCTGCTCAGGCATGACAGGTCTTTTCCTCAGGAAGTTGTCTAAGCTGGGGCCATGACGACCAAGAGGGTCATCTGGGGGCATGAATCTGAGAGACAGCAAGGGAGGATTAGAAAGGATAATTACATCACTGTTCGTTAAAGGATAATAGTGTTTGTGcatatttaaatgtcagtttgcATGACATTTGCTTAACAGAAGTAGAGATCTTAGGTACATGTCATATCTATTCACAGCTatcagatgaagaaaaaaaatagtttttgacATAAGTTAATAAAGATCTATAATACTGACAAAACTTATCAAATGCACCTCCACAATCCACCCCCACTTACTTGTCATTGACAAAGGAATACATGAGCAGTCGCTCATCGATGAACTTCTTCCACTCAGGTTTCTCATTAGCCAGGTCTCGGTAGTTGTCATTGGAGACGATGATGCCGTCTGACTCATAGGCCAGCTTGACAATGAAGCGGTCGTCATAGCAGACCACGCGGCGACCTTGGACACGACGCGAAGGAGTAAAGACCAGGATCTTTTCCTTCTCAAGGCGACGCAAGATCTCCTGATCTGTGGGTGGGTGAGGGAGATACGGCGAGGTCAGAAGAATCTCACGACTGTATctactgcgtgtgtgtgtttgtgtcaaacTGCTTCCTGTGCTCACCTGTTATAGGGGCATCGGGGCGGGACTGCTCTTTCCTCCATGCAGGCACAAACactgtgatgtcatgatgacCACGCTCTAGGAACCAATCTACAGCCAGCTGGATGCCCTGGCAGGAAAACACTTCCTTGTTGCCATGGCTACAAGGCATAGCAAGGACAGAGTAACAGCAAATTAACATTTTGGGTTTCAATATCGATCTATACAGCAATTttcaacaataaacacatacTAATATGTAAATGTCTGTTGTGTGGAATCAATAAAGTTATTGAACTATACATCTTTATTATGATAGTAACCATAGACTGCTCACCTCATGGCTACGTTACTTCCATCCACCACGATTGGCCGCAGGTTGTCCTGGTCACACACAGAGTCTGACGGACAGGGTGAATCTGAGCGCTGGCTGTCCAGCAAGTCAGAACAACcacaagaggaagaagaggatgaagaggatgaggtAGAGGCCAAAGATCCAGCTGGCTGCTCCGAGTCTGATTTGGTGCCCAGTTTGACCAGCTCTCCCAGTATGTCGTTGATTAGAGTGTCAGGGCCCAGCTTGGACAGCACCAGTCGCACTGTCTCCTCAGAGTAGCCAAGCTTCAGCGCAAACTCCAGCTTAGCCTGGTACTCCTTCCCACTACCCTCTGATGCGGAGGGATTGGACGGAAGCTCGGGTGGGTGCTTACACGGGGAGCTGGGTGGGGACTTGGCAGGGGTGTCTTCTTCAAGCTCTGATGAGAGTTCAGATGGGGGCTCAGGAGGCCCCTCAGTCCCTAAGTCCACACACTGGGTCCGACAGAGTGGCTGGTGGGTGTTCTTACTGTGAGTTATCGCACCCTCTCCTCCATCCGGGTTGAGGCCGGCGGCGAGGGTGGCGCCGGAAGACACCGCCAGCTCGCACTCTGCATCGGACCCGGCGTTTTCCTCCACCGTGGTCGGTGGAGGGGAATTGGCGGTACTGCTGTTGCCGGAGCTCTCCCCCTGCTCCTCCATAGCAGGGGGCCCGTCAGCACCGCCAGCTTGCCGGTCAGCCCCTGCTACGTGGAGATACTCCAAATCCAGCCCCAGGTCGAGGATGTGGCCTGCTCCTGCCTCCACATGGTCCTTCTGGCCCATGGATCTGTCACAGACATCCAGCACACCGGGCCGACTGCTGCCCTCTCACAAAGCTCGACTCATTGGTGCctaaagaaagagacagaaggaggaTGGAGTGAGTGGGAGACTGACATCCTGTATCACTGTTAAACTCTGGTATACATTACGCAGGGACCAGCAACACCAGTTTAGCTCAGCAAAGGAAAGTGCTCTACATAATTAAGTTGATTGACAATATCATTAAAGTAATGCagcaaaaatgttgaatgtttgacattttcatctcCAATAACCAGCACTGGAACTCAAAGGAAATCTGTAGATCTACATTCATGCAGTATCTCAAGACTGGCCGTGGTTTACTGTGATTATATCACAGCTAAGGGAAGTTATTTGGCCCGACACGCAGCAGATTATGGACACAATccaataaaaactattttattaaataacaattacaaGAGTCATTTACAAGAAAGTAGTTCTGCTATGCAACATTAGTAAACtgctaagctaacgttaaaGCTAGTCAGTGAGTTTATCTATCTGCATTCATTTGAACATTCCCATCAATTGTACACCCAAGGAAAAACTGCCTACAGAActgtaaaaagacattaaacatCATAGCCGATATCAGATTGCGAGATTTTAACTACCTATTTTATAAGATGAGATGACACCTTCTGGGAGAATACTTAAAACATAAGTAtggtgtcaaaaaaaaaaagaagaaaaataaaaaactactGAAATAAGAGAATTTGCATTCAGGCTGAACTCTTGATCATTTTGAGTCAACACTGACTGTCATTTTAGGAAAATCTGACTTTGCATTATTAGTTTTCTAGGGAAATTTTGCTTAAGTCATCCTAACGCTGTTGGGCTCTGAGCTGATGTTTACACTCGCTATGACTGGCTGTGTCGGGTAGTTGGGGACTCTGATGAGGCGCAGACTGGCAGACACAAAGAGCCGTTGGGGCCTCTCACCCTAATTAATGGACTCccgcgttttttttttttttagtctggcccctgtgtgtttttatagagCCACGCCACAGCACATTAATCTAAGGGGGGAACAGAGGGtgaactgtttaaaaaaaaagagagacaccAAGCCGTTAGCGATGGGGCCGACAGACCCTTCCCCCTCATGTTCTACCTGGTAATTAAGGTCCATATGCTTCTTCCCACTGGGGTGGCAGAGTCACTCATTAAAACACCGAGGGGCTCTGAGGCTACCAAGCCAATCAACATATTGCATTCAGACACCAATGGGACATCATGGGAACTGGTTAGACTAATCTGATTGGTGTCAAAGGTTTAGCTCCACGCAAATTACAGGAAGCCCGTTTGAAAGTTAATCTGTGATCATGAAACTAATACGTTAATCTGTTGAAACGACAACTTTAGTCGACATAAAATTTATGCTTATTGACGTCAATGAAAGTttcagtatttactgtattGATTCCCTTTTGTGTGTCTTCAAACAAACGTtacatttatgttattttatgttaagTTAAACCCTCCAGAGGGGATCAATACTAGCAAACTGTATAAATGTAAACGTGTAGTTGGACATGGCCTAAAGCACTTCAGCCTAGTGGGACCTGAAAATCTTCCAACCTAGAAAACAactaaaaatcaacattatctGGACAAAACAGATGATGGAAAGGGAAGTGActggaaggagggagggagggagggaaggagggggggaggggggctgGGGTGGAGTGAGTGTGCATTTTATGAAAAAGGGCTGCCTAGC harbors:
- the LOC121892186 gene encoding probable ribonuclease ZC3H12C, with product MGQKDHVEAGAGHILDLGLDLEYLHVAGADRQAGGADGPPAMEEQGESSGNSSTANSPPPTTVEENAGSDAECELAVSSGATLAAGLNPDGGEGAITHSKNTHQPLCRTQCVDLGTEGPPEPPSELSSELEEDTPAKSPPSSPCKHPPELPSNPSASEGSGKEYQAKLEFALKLGYSEETVRLVLSKLGPDTLINDILGELVKLGTKSDSEQPAGSLASTSSSSSSSSSCGCSDLLDSQRSDSPCPSDSVCDQDNLRPIVVDGSNVAMSHGNKEVFSCQGIQLAVDWFLERGHHDITVFVPAWRKEQSRPDAPITDQEILRRLEKEKILVFTPSRRVQGRRVVCYDDRFIVKLAYESDGIIVSNDNYRDLANEKPEWKKFIDERLLMYSFVNDKFMPPDDPLGRHGPSLDNFLRKRPVMPEQKKQPCPYGKKCTYGHKCKYYHPERGAQPQRAVADELRASAKTCVTTKNQGDTGLVKSHSVPAGSIEAKKGAQKRQSDPSIRALSYSDAEEKLLAKGRQESQKNSICGSSSNSSSSSSSGSITMSPAPGGPPSSLSLPQDQQSRAATPHGLLPNPSHDLYPHCESPDMSYYSVTRAYSGLSLSSRRSPDCRFPNDTDLRLGSMGSAGSECGSESSVSCGSSCDSYSERPCPGCPPDTLLEDGIHYANPHSRLYPHHATSNHELCGLHAADYTNIQHSHTSNTGVHSYHLTRGQSCAHDQPPDAPPKRPLYPLSPHLQHQPLAARSSCPGDYHSLPQSNPHPPGSPLGRCLAPTRAESVSDSHLYDHLSTSHHHHRPKALPSWDTYYRQPPLPPPRYEPSAYQSLPDTRQSSWHTPPWAQEGYAQHHSSHPALHPSPTHYLNHPPPSAHTPHPPHPSSKPLPPYPPHSAHLTVPSHAPPSYMPQHSESPAHSHYGDMREKVYVNLCNIFPSELVSRVMARSPHITDPQQLAAAILAEKAQSGY